The proteins below are encoded in one region of Pelagibacterium flavum:
- the phnD gene encoding phosphate/phosphite/phosphonate ABC transporter substrate-binding protein translates to MNARLAFVALVLAVPGHAHAADSGASCDPMGAGQLPYCDRDGDLLADRPNDESLWRNPPTLVWAYAPIEDPAVYAELFKPFTEHLATCLNRQIVYYPVESSSAEISAMRSGRLHFAGFSTGSTVVAVNQAGAIPFAAKAIGDQMRSYSLVAVVKADSGFETLADLAGRRVAHATPTSNSGNLAPRALFPEQGLVPDLDYDPIMSGGHDRSILGLLSGDYDMAAVASDVLERMQERGLVAPDDVRILYESAPFPTSSFAYAHDLDPHLARDLQSCFFNFTFPSQLRAEFNGDTNFVPIDYQTDWAVVRAVTERVGVMIE, encoded by the coding sequence TTGAACGCGCGCCTCGCTTTCGTGGCGTTGGTTCTGGCGGTGCCGGGCCACGCCCACGCTGCAGACTCCGGTGCATCATGCGACCCTATGGGCGCGGGGCAGCTGCCCTATTGCGACCGAGATGGTGACCTTCTTGCTGACCGTCCCAACGATGAGAGCCTTTGGCGCAACCCGCCCACCCTTGTCTGGGCCTATGCGCCCATCGAAGACCCGGCGGTCTACGCTGAATTGTTCAAGCCCTTCACCGAGCATCTTGCCACATGTCTTAATCGGCAGATCGTCTATTACCCCGTCGAGTCCAGTTCTGCAGAGATTAGCGCAATGCGCTCGGGTCGCCTGCATTTTGCCGGCTTTTCGACCGGCTCGACGGTGGTTGCCGTCAATCAGGCGGGCGCCATCCCGTTTGCGGCCAAGGCCATCGGTGATCAAATGCGCAGCTATAGCCTGGTCGCGGTGGTCAAAGCCGATTCCGGGTTCGAAACCCTTGCTGATCTCGCAGGGCGTCGGGTGGCGCATGCGACGCCGACGTCGAACTCGGGCAATCTGGCCCCCAGGGCGCTTTTTCCCGAGCAGGGGCTGGTCCCGGACCTCGATTACGATCCGATCATGTCCGGTGGACATGATCGCTCCATTCTTGGCCTTCTCAGCGGCGATTACGATATGGCGGCTGTGGCGTCCGACGTGCTCGAGCGCATGCAGGAGCGGGGGCTGGTGGCGCCGGACGATGTGCGCATCCTTTACGAAAGCGCGCCGTTCCCGACCTCGTCCTTTGCCTATGCCCATGATCTCGATCCGCACTTGGCGCGCGACCTGCAAAGTTGCTTTTTCAATTTCACCTTTCCCTCCCAATTGCGCGCCGAATTCAACGGGGACACAAATTTCGTGCCCATCGATTACCAAACCGACTGGGCTGTGGTCCGCGCCGTCACTGAACGTGTGGGCGTCATGATCGAATAA
- a CDS encoding ABC transporter permease: MGSTSGSPSGTAVSSDGGKRQCPSWRYWLKIKAADPSALLAVALLVVFGYLIAGPVVLLLGDAIQVQFAEQMRTGLPQGAFTTYYFERALFSPVARDIFWVPLFNTLSVAAGAIVIALLVGAPLGWLLSRTDLPGKRWFSTALIVPYMLPSWTFALAWNTLFKNRTTGGSPSWMESLGFAPPDWLAYGQLPITLILALHYAPFVILLFGNALRQFDVQLEDAARIQGAGRFHVARRIVLPLMLPSLVSACTLIFAKCLGDFGVAYILGVPVRYDVLATSLFRAISSSQAGMSAVLAGTIVLLGAISILIDMRLLREASRFQTIGGKGAMARPTRLGRFAPLATSWALLVFLISAAIPLTALALTTVMRMPGVFTLDNFTLDFWIGHNLNTTALRQGILLTPDFWWATFNTIWIVGTAALGAGFLGLLVGIAVARSPLKIAGTLLRYLTFLPYLVPGIAFAAAYLSMFAVPRGPVPALYGTSLILVLAILADQMPFASRAGISAMMQLGKDPEESARIVGAGWWRRLVSIVVPIQKGALVSGVLLPFISGIKGLSLVVVLAVPGTDLLTTYAIRLVDYGYTQASNAVVLMICVIAFFGTVGVQRLTKSSLSDGLGNK, encoded by the coding sequence ATGGGATCCACCAGTGGATCGCCATCGGGGACGGCTGTGTCTTCGGATGGTGGAAAACGTCAATGCCCGTCATGGCGCTATTGGCTCAAGATCAAGGCGGCAGACCCCTCTGCCCTGCTGGCGGTCGCACTTCTGGTTGTCTTTGGTTACCTCATCGCCGGTCCGGTGGTGTTGCTGCTGGGCGATGCGATTCAGGTCCAGTTCGCCGAACAGATGCGGACCGGACTGCCCCAGGGCGCGTTCACGACCTATTATTTCGAGCGAGCCCTATTCTCGCCGGTGGCGCGGGACATTTTCTGGGTTCCCCTGTTCAATACGCTCTCGGTAGCGGCCGGCGCCATCGTGATTGCCCTTTTGGTCGGGGCACCGCTTGGCTGGCTGTTGTCGCGCACCGATCTGCCGGGCAAACGCTGGTTTTCCACGGCGCTGATCGTGCCTTACATGCTGCCCTCCTGGACCTTTGCATTGGCCTGGAACACGCTGTTCAAGAACCGCACGACGGGCGGGTCGCCAAGTTGGATGGAATCGCTGGGCTTTGCGCCGCCCGATTGGCTCGCTTACGGGCAACTGCCCATCACGCTGATCCTGGCGCTCCACTATGCGCCCTTCGTCATTCTGCTCTTCGGCAACGCATTGCGCCAGTTCGACGTCCAGCTCGAAGACGCCGCGCGAATCCAGGGCGCCGGCCGTTTTCATGTGGCGCGCCGTATCGTTTTGCCGCTCATGCTGCCCTCGCTGGTTTCGGCCTGCACTCTGATCTTTGCCAAATGTTTGGGAGATTTCGGGGTCGCCTATATTCTGGGCGTGCCCGTGCGCTATGACGTTTTGGCGACCTCGCTGTTTCGGGCGATCTCATCGAGCCAGGCCGGTATGAGCGCCGTGCTGGCGGGAACGATCGTGCTCTTGGGCGCCATCTCGATTTTGATCGACATGCGGCTTTTGCGCGAAGCGTCCCGGTTTCAGACCATTGGTGGCAAAGGCGCCATGGCCCGTCCGACGCGGCTGGGCCGGTTCGCTCCGCTGGCGACATCATGGGCGCTGCTGGTTTTCCTGATCAGCGCGGCCATCCCGCTCACGGCCCTGGCGTTGACCACGGTCATGCGGATGCCGGGCGTTTTCACGCTGGACAATTTCACCCTCGATTTCTGGATCGGTCATAACCTTAACACCACGGCGCTGCGGCAAGGCATATTGCTGACGCCTGACTTCTGGTGGGCCACTTTCAACACGATCTGGATTGTGGGCACCGCGGCGCTGGGCGCAGGATTTCTTGGCCTTCTGGTCGGGATCGCGGTGGCGCGGTCTCCGCTCAAGATTGCCGGAACGCTGCTGCGCTATCTTACCTTTCTGCCCTATCTCGTACCCGGCATTGCCTTTGCGGCGGCCTATCTGTCCATGTTCGCGGTCCCGCGCGGCCCGGTGCCAGCTCTTTACGGTACCTCGCTCATCTTGGTGCTCGCCATTTTGGCCGACCAAATGCCATTCGCCTCGCGGGCGGGTATTTCGGCGATGATGCAATTGGGCAAGGATCCCGAGGAGTCCGCCCGGATCGTTGGTGCCGGCTGGTGGCGGCGACTGGTCTCGATCGTCGTGCCCATTCAGAAGGGCGCGCTGGTGTCGGGCGTCCTGCTCCCCTTTATCTCCGGCATCAAGGGGCTCAGCCTTGTGGTTGTGCTCGCGGTGCCAGGAACGGACCTGCTGACCACATACGCCATCCGGCTCGTGGATTACGGCTACACCCAGGCGTCCAATGCCGTGGTGCTGATGATCTGCGTCATAGCCTTCTTCGGCACTGTCGGCGTGCAGCGTCTCACAAAAAGTTCTCTCTCGGACGGGCTGGGTAACAAATAA
- a CDS encoding ABC transporter ATP-binding protein, protein MTSITLSHISKSYGSGGPKAVDDLSLDIARGEFLCLLGPSGCGKTTTLRMLAGLEHPSEGSIAMGEKTIVSVSSGIFVPPEKRELGLVFQSYALWPHLSVEENIAFGLKLKKVGKAERDARITEVTEKLGIAQYRSRYPNQLSGGQQQRVALARMLALNPSVILLDEPLSNLDAKLRLEMRAELRRIHKELGATIVFVTHDQWEAMTLATKIAVMSEGRLQQLGTPDDIYERPANRFVAEFVGSLPINIIGISDADQSAVSHWIKGLVGESPVYPVSVGLRPEAIEIDPNTLAAANLRTAVVKDILPTGGSWIVELSVEGEKIFAIAGSAPRFDIEHTVGLSVDPAELHLFDARGERIPLSHTP, encoded by the coding sequence ATGACTTCGATTACGCTTTCACACATTTCCAAATCCTATGGATCAGGCGGGCCCAAGGCTGTCGACGATCTCTCTCTCGATATCGCACGCGGGGAGTTCCTGTGCCTTTTGGGACCTTCGGGCTGCGGCAAGACGACGACCTTGCGCATGCTTGCCGGGCTGGAGCACCCGTCCGAGGGCTCCATCGCCATGGGAGAAAAAACCATCGTCTCGGTTTCGTCGGGCATCTTCGTGCCACCGGAAAAGCGAGAACTGGGGCTGGTGTTTCAGAGTTACGCGTTGTGGCCGCATCTGAGCGTTGAGGAAAACATTGCCTTTGGCCTCAAGCTCAAGAAGGTTGGCAAGGCCGAGCGCGATGCGCGGATCACCGAGGTTACCGAAAAGCTCGGCATTGCTCAGTATCGCAGCCGCTATCCCAACCAATTGTCCGGCGGCCAGCAGCAGCGCGTCGCCCTGGCCCGAATGCTGGCGCTCAACCCTTCCGTGATTTTGCTCGATGAGCCCCTCTCCAATCTCGACGCCAAATTGAGGTTGGAAATGCGCGCGGAGCTGCGGCGCATCCATAAAGAGCTTGGCGCCACCATCGTTTTCGTCACGCACGACCAGTGGGAAGCCATGACGCTCGCCACCAAAATCGCGGTGATGAGCGAGGGGCGTCTGCAGCAGTTGGGCACCCCTGACGATATTTACGAGCGTCCCGCGAACCGTTTCGTGGCCGAGTTCGTCGGCAGTCTGCCGATTAACATCATCGGTATCTCGGACGCAGACCAATCGGCGGTCTCGCACTGGATCAAGGGCCTTGTGGGTGAAAGCCCAGTCTATCCCGTCTCGGTTGGTTTGAGACCGGAAGCAATTGAAATCGATCCGAATACTCTGGCCGCTGCGAACCTGCGTACTGCGGTCGTCAAGGACATTCTGCCCACCGGCGGAAGTTGGATCGTCGAACTCTCGGTGGAGGGCGAAAAGATTTTCGCCATCGCCGGCAGCGCGCCGCGCTTTGACATCGAACACACTGTTGGACTTTCGGTCGATCCGGCCGAGCTTCATCTGTTCGACGCCAGGGGCGAGCGCATCCCATTGTCTCACACCCCGTGA